DNA from Candidatus Hydrogenedentota bacterium:
AGGTACCGGCGGCACGCTCATCGTCGACATCGCACAACGCGACGATATTCTCGCTGCTGCAGGCGCGGATATTCGCTTGGCCCATACCGCCAACGCCGATGGCCGCGATGTTGAGGCGTTCATTGGGCGAAACGCGCCCCGGTACGACCTGCGCTGTGTTGACGCGTGCCGCATGGACCGAAAGTCCTGCTGTTGCCGCCAATGCCCCAGACGTAGTCTTCAAGAACCTGCGCCGACTGATATGTGACATGTCACTGTCCTTTCCCGCCGTTGACAAGATAGAATAGACTCATTCTTTGACACCAAGAGCTTCGACCGGCCGCACCGTCCTTCTCCGTCATGGTCAGAGCCCGATTAACTCAGCTTGCGGGTGCGAATCCAGCCCCTGCTGAGCTCGACCTCAGAAACCATGGGCGAATTTGATTCTCAGCGTCTTGATCTCGTAGGGCTCGAACTGTGCTCTGACCGTTGACCCGGCGTGATCGCTCATGAACGCGACCGGGTCTTCGAGGAGGTCCGTCTCTTCAGCATTCTTGATTTCGGACGGAAGTGCGATTTTCACTGTCGTCTTCTTCCCGCGAAACTCGCAAAGACGGAGAACGAGCCGATCGGAATCGTAAGCTTTCTTTACCGCTTCGAGGTAAACGCCGTCATCGGGCTGCACAGAAAAGAAGGAATTTTCAGGCGGCAATGCTCCGGCATGCGCTTCCGCTTGAAACGCTCTCAGGGGAACGTTGAAGCCGTAGCCCTGCTGCATCACGCCGGCCTCCTGCCATGGTCTTCCGTGGGCGTATAGACTGTACCCCAACGAATGGGCGCCCTCGTCGGTATTGTTCGCGGGCGTTGTCGGACTGCGGAGAATACTCATCCGGACGGTATGTCCTTTCACATCATGTGCGTACCGCGCGTTGTTCAACAGGCTTACGCCGTAGTCCCCGGCGCTGAGATCGACCCATTTCTGGGCGGGATACTCGTGGCCGTTCGCAGGGCGGACAATCGGAGCGTACGGGCCGTCGTATGTCACCCGAGGATCGTTCAGCGCGAGCGGAAATGCGACCTTCACCATGGTGTGCACGTCGTGCCAGTCCATCGACAGCCGAAAGTCCACGCGCGGGACTCCCGCATACAGACGGATGTCCTGGGTAAAACGCGAGTTCTGATAGGAACGCTCGATGCGCACGGCTTTGCACACCGGCCCGTCTCCAGTCACTGTGACCAAAGCCGGCGTGCACACGTCGCGGGCCTCGCCCGGACAAAACGGCGCTTCGTCCTTGCCCATAACAAACCGGCCTTCCGAGTCGCCGTCATCGCTTATAGCGACTATCACGTTGCCTTCGCCATTGAGGATTTCGCGTTTTGCCTTCTTGTCGGTGATGTGTGAGAGATAACCGGTCTCGGGGTTGAGCTCGACTCGGAAGAACTCGTTCTCGAGAACGAACGGCGGGCCCGAGGGAATGGAAGACTCCTCCGCAGGAGGCGCATCCTCGCCGTGGACAAAATAGGTCTTGTATCCGAAAGAAGGAACATCATGCGCCACAAACAGCAACTTGACGATGCGTTTACTCTTATCCGTGCGAGTATCAAGGATTTGTACAGGCACGTCTTTTCCCTTGGCGTCTTTCAAGGATACCGTCTTGGTCTCTTCGGGAACCGTTAGCTCGGCCTCGACCGCATCCGTCCGCTTCCACGACAAAGCATTGAAGACAACCAGAGGGATGCCGTTCCCATTTGTGTCAATTCTGTGGGAGATCGCGTCAAGAGCGTTTCGCGTGACGTCTTCGCAGGATTCCTGGATGCTCAGATAGTCCTGCATAGCATCGAGCACCGC
Protein-coding regions in this window:
- a CDS encoding glycoside hydrolase family 38 C-terminal domain-containing protein; translated protein: MTPDSAPARWNGLLLPLFVTITYMAPAAAEAAEPAATASKPIIHIVPQSHIDVVWLWRFDPETIHRCCKPTFTRATDNMARFPEYTFNQSQAPLYEATERCYPQLYEKIEQYVREGRWEIVGGMYVEAEGGEPCGESLVRQCVMGKRFFREKFGIDVTTGWQEDAWSHPWQLPQILSKSGIKSYMFKRGKKGEDLFWWQSPDGSRVLGVNPFRHSAPPFQMWKDEVNSIPARYGVNDVMFMVGGGDHGGGLNEQDIRAIQVFARDVSTDADVKFTTFGQYVKTVLDQSPKLPAINDELGFELEGDLTGCSEIKKSNRECENLLLCAEKWAATASVLFSHEYPDAELETAWKKLLFNQFHDILGGSAIPPAVLDAMQDYLSIQESCEDVTRNALDAISHRIDTNGNGIPLVVFNALSWKRTDAVEAELTVPEETKTVSLKDAKGKDVPVQILDTRTDKSKRIVKLLFVAHDVPSFGYKTYFVHGEDAPPAEESSIPSGPPFVLENEFFRVELNPETGYLSHITDKKAKREILNGEGNVIVAISDDGDSEGRFVMGKDEAPFCPGEARDVCTPALVTVTGDGPVCKAVRIERSYQNSRFTQDIRLYAGVPRVDFRLSMDWHDVHTMVKVAFPLALNDPRVTYDGPYAPIVRPANGHEYPAQKWVDLSAGDYGVSLLNNARYAHDVKGHTVRMSILRSPTTPANNTDEGAHSLGYSLYAHGRPWQEAGVMQQGYGFNVPLRAFQAEAHAGALPPENSFFSVQPDDGVYLEAVKKAYDSDRLVLRLCEFRGKKTTVKIALPSEIKNAEETDLLEDPVAFMSDHAGSTVRAQFEPYEIKTLRIKFAHGF